The genomic interval CCGCGCCGTACACCTGCTGGTAATTCGGCGACATCACCACCACCTCGTCGCCGGGGCGGGTGACGGCCGTCAGCCCCGCGAAGTTGGCCTCCACCGCGCCCACGGTGACCAGCACGTTCGACGCGTCGGCCGTCCGGTAGGTCGAGGCGATGGCCTCCCGCAGCGCCGGCAGCCCGGCGCCCGGCGCGTAGTAGAGCGAGACGTCCCGCAGCCGATCGAAGGCTCCGGGGTCGCCCTCGTACAGCTCCGCCACCGAGAGCGGGTGCACGCCGCTCTCGCTGAGGTTGTAAGCCACCTCATACTCGAACGCGCTGAGGTCGCGCTCGAGCTCGAAGGGCAGAAACGGCGGGAAGGCCGGGAACGCGGCGGCGGGCGGGGCGGCGGATGAGCTCATGGGCGTGGGGCGGGCGGGGCGTGCGTGCTTCAAGCATAATGAATCAAAGATTCCGCTTCTAGAAACTTTTGCCCCGTCCGTTGTCCGTGCGCTGACCCCTGCCGCGTCTCCGGAGCGGACGACGGCGCCCGGCCGCGCTCGCCGGCGCCGCGGGCGCGGCCGGGCCCGCCGCGGACCGCGGGCTCGGGAGCCGCGCCGACGCCGCGGTCCGCGGGCTCAGGCGGCGCCCGCCGCCGCGGCGGCGTCGAAGGGCTCGCCGCAGGGGCCCCCGCCGGTGGCGTCGGCGAAGCCGCGGTGCTCGCGGCCGTCGAAGCGGAAGCAGGGCTTGTAGTGCGAGCCGATCGCCTCGGCGGAGGCGGGGGCGTAGTGGCAGATGAAGCTGCGCCGCCAGCGGTCGGCGGTCGTGTTCGGCTTCGAGCCGTGCACCACGCTGCCGTTGAAGAACAGCACGTCCCCGGGCCCGAGCACGGCGGGCACGGGCACCACGCCGGCGGGCGGGCGGACGAGGTCGGTGGTGAAGCTTTCGGCGGCGTCGGCGGCCTCGGGGCAGGCCACCTCCATGCCGTGCGTGCCCGGGCAGACGAACAGGCCGCCGTTCTCGGGGGTCGCGGCGTCCACCGCGGTCCAGGCGGCCACGCAGGTTTGCGGAGCCACCTTCAGGTAGAAGTTGTCCTGGTGCAGGGCCTGGCCGCGGCCGCCGGGCGGCTTGAAGTAGAACATGGACTGCGTGGCGATCGGCTCCTCGCCGAGCAGCCGGCGGAGGATCGCCCCGACCCGCGGGTCCAGCAGCATCGCCCGGCTGAGGCCGTCGATGCGGTGCGGGTGCATCACCCGCGGGTAGCGCTTCAGCGGGTCCGAGGAGTTGCGGTCGGGCTCCCAGTGGGGAGGCTGGTCGGGTGCGTTGGCGGCGAGGTCGTCGAAGCGTTCGCGGCAGGCGTCGATCTCCGCCCGCGACCACAGGCCGCGGACGATGACGTAGCCGTCGCGCTCCCAGGCGGCGTGTTGCTCGGGGGTGAGGGCGGCGTCGGCGTGGCGGGCGGTGGCGGCGGGGGGCATGGCTCGGGTTCCTGAAGGAAGCGGGTGGCGGAGAGCTCCATCATCGCCCCTCCCCGCTTCTGCACACGGTCCGCACCGGCTGGAATCATGTACGATCCTGCTGCCGTGCGACGGCCCGAGACCCCCGCCCCCGACACCCGCACGCTCGTCTGCGGGCACGACCGGCGGGGACCGGCCTACCGCAGCCGGCGCTCGGCCGGCACGGGGGACCACCTGCTGATCTTCACGGCCGCGGGCGCCGGCGAGCTCCGCCACGCGGCGGGGCGGACGCGGCAGACCGCCGGGGAGGTGGCGCTGTACCGGCCCGGCACGCCGCAGGACTACCGGACCGACCCGCGGACGGGGGCGGGACCGGCATCGTGGGAGCTTCTCTGGGCGCACGTGCGGCCGCCGGCCTCGTGGGCGCGGCTGCTCCGCTGGCCGGAGGAGGCGCCGGGCCTGGCCCGCCTGCGGCCCGAGCCGCACACCGCCGGGGCCGCGGAGGCCTCCCTCCGCGCCATGGTGGCCCACAGCCGGACCGCCCACGCCTTCCGCCTGGAGCGGGCGATGAACGCCCTGGAGGCGGCGCTGCTGCACCTCGTGGACGCGCTGCCGCCCGGGCCGGCGCACCCGCGGGTGGACGACCGGCTCCGCGCCGTGCTGGACCTGCTGCACGCCCGCTTCGCCGAGCCCTGGACCAACGAGGCGCTCGCCCGGCAGGCGAAGCTGTCGACCTCCCGCTTCGCCCACCTCTTCCGCGAGCAGCTGGGCACCACCCCGCAGCGGTACCTCGAGGCGCAGCGGATCGGCCGCGCCAAAGAGCTGCTGGAGCGATCGGG from Phycisphaera mikurensis NBRC 102666 carries:
- a CDS encoding phytanoyl-CoA dioxygenase family protein, producing the protein MPPAATARHADAALTPEQHAAWERDGYVIVRGLWSRAEIDACRERFDDLAANAPDQPPHWEPDRNSSDPLKRYPRVMHPHRIDGLSRAMLLDPRVGAILRRLLGEEPIATQSMFYFKPPGGRGQALHQDNFYLKVAPQTCVAAWTAVDAATPENGGLFVCPGTHGMEVACPEAADAAESFTTDLVRPPAGVVPVPAVLGPGDVLFFNGSVVHGSKPNTTADRWRRSFICHYAPASAEAIGSHYKPCFRFDGREHRGFADATGGGPCGEPFDAAAAAGAA
- a CDS encoding helix-turn-helix domain-containing protein, which translates into the protein MRRPETPAPDTRTLVCGHDRRGPAYRSRRSAGTGDHLLIFTAAGAGELRHAAGRTRQTAGEVALYRPGTPQDYRTDPRTGAGPASWELLWAHVRPPASWARLLRWPEEAPGLARLRPEPHTAGAAEASLRAMVAHSRTAHAFRLERAMNALEAALLHLVDALPPGPAHPRVDDRLRAVLDLLHARFAEPWTNEALARQAKLSTSRFAHLFREQLGTTPQRYLEAQRIGRAKELLERSGTTIARVAAEVGFDDPLYFSRRFAKHAGASPRAWQAKPEARPDASPAAPPRGRHAASGGDAAVPPLP